In Paenibacillus ihbetae, the following are encoded in one genomic region:
- a CDS encoding YmfQ family protein has translation MNKARINSLRGRELFSYLPAYYETSRVMQSDMEAKGSELDALYQALNEAADQFFVRTATWGLDRWEEELGIPTDRAKPIEQRRAVLESKLRGAGTFSGRLVKNVAEAYDGGAVEVTFQPGEWRFTVQFVDTLGIPPNLEDLKAAIEEIKPAHLAVDYAFNYLLIRDIHETMTLDELGQMPLNKFAGGA, from the coding sequence GTGAATAAGGCGAGGATCAACAGCTTGCGGGGACGCGAGCTGTTTTCATATCTGCCGGCTTACTACGAGACGTCCCGCGTCATGCAGTCGGACATGGAGGCCAAGGGGAGCGAGCTGGACGCGCTGTATCAAGCGCTCAACGAAGCCGCGGACCAGTTCTTCGTCCGTACCGCGACTTGGGGGCTCGACCGCTGGGAGGAGGAGCTCGGTATCCCGACGGACCGGGCGAAGCCGATTGAGCAGCGGCGGGCTGTGCTGGAGTCGAAGCTGCGCGGAGCCGGAACCTTCTCCGGCCGGCTCGTCAAGAACGTCGCCGAAGCTTATGACGGCGGCGCGGTCGAGGTTACGTTTCAACCGGGGGAATGGCGATTTACCGTCCAGTTCGTCGACACGCTCGGCATTCCGCCGAACCTGGAGGATCTGAAGGCGGCGATCGAGGAGATCAAGCCGGCGCATTTGGCGGTGGATTATGCGTTCAATTACCTGCTCATCCGTGACATCCATGAGACAATGACCTTGGACGAGCTGGGACAGATGCCTTTAAACAAATTTGCAGGAGGTGCCTGA
- a CDS encoding phage tail assembly chaperone → MSLNEHLSEEQILDSLFEAAEKLPEETVRIKRLDMQIVLHGLTSSKVDSIRERCTVRRNVKGAVDEKVDTETFNALLISEATGSLSVKGLTLNGWGDPRITSRLKLSGGEQAVRRMLLAGELDAVGDKVLELSGFGVEIADLKN, encoded by the coding sequence GTGAGCTTGAACGAGCATTTGAGCGAAGAGCAAATTTTGGACAGCCTGTTCGAGGCGGCGGAGAAGCTGCCGGAGGAAACGGTGCGCATCAAGCGGCTCGATATGCAAATCGTGCTGCACGGTTTGACTTCGAGCAAGGTGGACAGCATCCGGGAGCGCTGCACGGTCCGCCGGAACGTGAAAGGCGCGGTGGATGAGAAGGTGGATACGGAGACGTTCAACGCGCTCCTGATTTCGGAAGCGACCGGCAGCTTGTCCGTCAAAGGGCTGACGCTGAACGGCTGGGGCGATCCGCGCATCACCAGCCGCTTGAAGCTGTCGGGCGGAGAGCAGGCGGTCCGCCGGATGCTGCTGGCCGGGGAGCTGGATGCCGTCGGCGATAAGGTGCTTGAGCTGTCCGGCTTCGGAGTCGAGATCGCCGACCTAAAAAACTGA
- a CDS encoding DUF2634 domain-containing protein, which translates to MANLFPETEDMIWTDSVGPETSEDHGAVFGRSWRFDFEAGEFVMTPTRKLVAADEKDAWVVWCEKTIRTPRYRHLIYSRGYGSELEELIGKGHGRPLLESEIRRMVSEALLADARTESVDQFQFEWEGEACRFSCRITSVRDETEMIESVVMT; encoded by the coding sequence ATGGCTAATTTGTTCCCCGAAACGGAGGACATGATCTGGACCGATTCAGTTGGGCCTGAAACGTCCGAAGATCACGGGGCCGTTTTTGGGCGGAGCTGGCGGTTTGATTTTGAAGCCGGAGAATTTGTCATGACCCCAACCCGAAAATTGGTTGCCGCGGATGAGAAGGATGCATGGGTCGTCTGGTGTGAAAAAACGATTCGAACTCCCCGCTACCGGCATTTGATCTATTCTCGCGGCTATGGCAGTGAATTGGAGGAGCTGATCGGCAAGGGGCATGGCCGTCCGTTATTGGAGAGCGAAATCCGGCGGATGGTATCCGAAGCGCTGCTGGCGGATGCCCGCACGGAGAGCGTGGATCAATTCCAGTTTGAATGGGAAGGGGAAGCCTGCCGTTTTAGCTGCCGCATCACGAGCGTACGGGATGAGACGGAAATGATAGAAAGCGTGGTGATGACCTGA
- a CDS encoding phage tail sheath family protein encodes MAGGTWDSTNKPVLPGLYMNFKAAAASAIQGGARGTVIVPVKANWGPVREFVEIGNEHAIGELFSADHENGATAYRTLYLALLGGPKKLLAYRLADSTASVASVTLQDGEATPSDVLQLQAKYPGSRGNGFSVTIQPSLMDPAARELRLYEGAKLLGTYIGADGTAASIAAKVNEDAENVWVSATVLGDGSAVPADVNGAAFTGGTSGNSGIANADYLEFQEAAEGRQFDVVALDDAADMSLLQSFAAWVKRLRQEGRGVMAVFGGSAADDVSKDAPKTAAARSLALNHEGVVNVGTGVRLSGVVYSSAQTAAYVAGLIAGQRLNQSATYAVTPFEDVTRRWSRSEQELAVQNGVFLLIFDGRQVKALRGINTLVNPAEGQNNAWKKIRSIRVMDAIHADLQAAAEGTYIGKVNNTEEGRLALIGAVKEYLGQLSLSNVIEPDGYDVILDPAYYGDSAVKQPEPDQVFLQWNVKLTDVMEQLFGTFYVQ; translated from the coding sequence ATGGCGGGAGGAACATGGGATAGCACGAATAAACCGGTATTGCCGGGTTTGTATATGAATTTTAAAGCGGCGGCAGCCTCGGCGATTCAAGGCGGCGCACGTGGGACGGTCATCGTTCCCGTAAAGGCGAACTGGGGACCGGTACGCGAGTTTGTCGAGATCGGAAACGAGCATGCGATCGGCGAGTTATTCTCCGCAGATCACGAGAATGGAGCAACCGCTTACCGGACGCTGTATCTGGCGCTGCTGGGCGGTCCGAAAAAGCTGCTCGCGTACCGTCTTGCGGACAGCACGGCTTCGGTGGCGTCCGTTACGCTGCAAGATGGCGAAGCGACGCCGTCCGATGTGCTGCAGCTTCAGGCTAAATACCCGGGCAGCCGCGGAAACGGCTTCTCGGTAACGATTCAGCCGTCGCTGATGGATCCGGCCGCTCGGGAGCTCCGCCTGTATGAAGGGGCCAAGCTGCTCGGCACCTATATTGGCGCCGACGGTACGGCCGCATCGATCGCTGCGAAGGTGAATGAGGACGCGGAGAACGTCTGGGTGAGCGCGACCGTGCTCGGCGATGGCAGCGCAGTGCCTGCCGACGTCAACGGCGCAGCATTCACCGGCGGAACCAGCGGCAACAGCGGAATTGCCAATGCGGATTATCTAGAGTTTCAAGAAGCCGCCGAAGGCCGGCAGTTCGATGTCGTGGCACTGGACGATGCGGCCGACATGTCCTTGCTTCAGAGCTTTGCCGCTTGGGTGAAGCGCCTCCGCCAGGAAGGTCGCGGAGTTATGGCCGTATTCGGCGGAAGCGCGGCCGACGATGTGTCCAAGGATGCGCCGAAGACCGCAGCCGCCCGTTCGCTTGCGCTGAACCATGAAGGCGTTGTGAACGTCGGCACCGGCGTGCGCTTGTCCGGCGTGGTTTACAGCTCTGCGCAGACAGCCGCCTATGTGGCTGGCTTGATTGCAGGTCAGCGGCTGAACCAGTCCGCTACATATGCGGTGACGCCATTTGAGGATGTCACCCGCCGGTGGAGCCGCTCGGAACAGGAGCTTGCGGTTCAGAACGGTGTTTTCCTGCTTATCTTTGACGGACGCCAGGTGAAAGCTTTGCGGGGCATTAATACGCTCGTGAATCCGGCGGAGGGCCAGAACAATGCGTGGAAGAAGATTCGTTCGATCCGCGTCATGGATGCCATTCATGCCGACCTGCAGGCGGCCGCTGAAGGCACGTACATCGGCAAGGTGAATAACACCGAGGAAGGCAGGCTAGCGCTGATCGGGGCCGTGAAGGAATATTTGGGCCAGCTGTCGCTGAGCAACGTCATCGAGCCGGACGGCTATGACGTCATTCTGGACCCTGCCTACTACGGCGATTCCGCGGTGAAGCAGCCGGAGCCGGATCAAGTGTTCCTGCAATGGAACGTGAAGCTGACCGATGTGATGGAGCAGCTGTTTGGCACGTTTTACGTGCAATAA
- a CDS encoding LysM peptidoglycan-binding domain-containing protein, with translation MEFILKNGKGKEFIFPVNPEEVTISRQKGFETATILTFGEFDFPQGNKIKEISFSSFFPKEFDESYCKGSRDSHPKPQTAMNTLNEFLVSKTPLQFIITETAVNVPVFVVSHQTTFRGGEQGDVYFDLTLRTWSEMKVAKTAGASGINKKPRADMKEKSKTYTVKPGDSLSKIAKLELGDSSKWNQIYTLNRQAIGNNPNAIKPGQKLVLP, from the coding sequence ATGGAGTTTATTTTGAAGAACGGCAAGGGGAAGGAATTTATATTTCCGGTTAATCCCGAGGAAGTGACCATTTCACGGCAAAAGGGCTTTGAAACGGCAACGATTCTAACCTTTGGCGAGTTTGATTTTCCGCAGGGAAACAAAATCAAGGAAATATCCTTCTCTTCTTTTTTTCCAAAAGAGTTCGACGAATCATACTGCAAAGGAAGCCGGGATTCGCACCCGAAACCGCAAACGGCCATGAATACGCTCAATGAGTTCCTGGTGTCCAAAACGCCGCTTCAGTTTATCATTACCGAAACCGCGGTCAATGTACCGGTGTTCGTGGTTTCCCATCAAACGACGTTTCGCGGCGGGGAGCAGGGGGATGTGTATTTCGACCTGACCCTCCGGACGTGGAGTGAGATGAAAGTAGCGAAAACCGCCGGCGCATCGGGCATCAACAAAAAGCCGCGGGCCGACATGAAGGAGAAAAGCAAGACTTACACGGTCAAGCCGGGGGACTCCCTCTCCAAAATCGCCAAGCTGGAGCTCGGGGACAGCTCGAAATGGAACCAGATCTATACACTGAACCGGCAAGCGATCGGCAACAATCCAAATGCCATTAAACCCGGTCAAAAGCTGGTGCTGCCATGA
- a CDS encoding phage tail assembly chaperone produces the protein MSDFSMFFAGQSPAEITEEFVVSIRFKDAEGKPVPWKLRSITEEENQECRRAATRKVKGKNGVYTPEIDPNDYMAKLMVTSVIYPDLKNSELQKSYGVLGAESLLRKMLLPGEFAALGERVQALNGFDRDMNELVDEVKN, from the coding sequence ATGAGCGATTTTAGCATGTTTTTTGCGGGTCAGTCGCCGGCGGAGATCACGGAGGAATTCGTGGTCTCCATTCGTTTCAAGGATGCGGAGGGCAAGCCCGTTCCGTGGAAGCTGCGCAGCATTACGGAGGAGGAGAATCAAGAGTGCCGCCGTGCCGCCACCCGGAAGGTGAAGGGCAAGAACGGCGTGTATACGCCGGAGATCGATCCGAATGACTATATGGCGAAGCTGATGGTGACAAGCGTCATTTACCCGGATTTGAAAAACAGCGAGCTGCAAAAATCGTACGGCGTGCTCGGCGCGGAATCCCTGCTGCGCAAAATGCTGCTACCGGGCGAGTTTGCGGCGCTCGGGGAGCGCGTGCAGGCCCTTAACGGCTTTGACCGCGATATGAACGAGCTGGTGGATGAAGTAAAAAACTAA
- a CDS encoding phage tail terminator family protein, translating to MLTQHITDALASRLNSSFPGIPLISKEDAVPIPEPPYLHTELALAEFEPISQRRYAARFRFNILYVPAAGQSVAGIMDKMLESLTELEAGGRPCRAAAVAWERPEREEAAAEEGCFRAEYVIQVSSDSAESVPKMQTLQQGGGLK from the coding sequence ATGCTAACCCAACACATCACGGATGCCCTGGCATCCCGACTAAACAGCTCCTTCCCCGGCATCCCCCTGATTTCCAAAGAGGATGCCGTTCCTATACCAGAACCACCCTACCTCCATACCGAGCTGGCGCTAGCCGAATTCGAGCCGATATCGCAACGACGATATGCGGCTCGTTTTCGTTTCAACATCTTGTACGTGCCTGCGGCGGGGCAGTCCGTGGCAGGGATCATGGACAAGATGCTGGAGAGCTTGACGGAGCTCGAAGCGGGCGGCCGGCCATGCCGGGCGGCGGCGGTCGCATGGGAGCGGCCGGAGCGGGAAGAAGCTGCGGCGGAAGAAGGATGCTTCCGCGCAGAGTATGTTATTCAGGTATCTTCGGATTCAGCCGAATCCGTTCCAAAGATGCAAACCTTACAACAAGGAGGCGGTTTGAAATGA
- a CDS encoding phage tail sheath family protein, producing the protein MAGGTWTTPNKVRPGVYTQITSQEQPIGRVGERGIAALGLSLPWGEPHKLLAINPGSNLLEVLGYDITSPQLLLVKETLKRAGTLLLYRLNSGVQAAGAVAGLSVTARHGGERGNDIRIVIENAVDDAGKFVVSTLLSGKAVDKQLVTNAEELQPNLYVTFAPDTGDLAATAGFALTGGANGTVTNQDHVDFLAALEVQDFQTVGLASDDATLKSLYTAFIKRLREQEGKKVQAVLPDYPAADYEGIISVKNGVVLTDGTIVDKIKAVAWVTGATAAAAVNESLTYAAYDEAVDTDIRLSHTEIEEALTKGEFLFSYSGGKAVVEQDINSFTSIEPAKARHFSKNRVVRVLDGIANDLKLIFEQSYIGKVDNNVDGRTLFWAECAAYFASLQNIGAIQNFNANEDIVVTPGTEGDVLFVDIKVQPVDAIEKVYMKVKVV; encoded by the coding sequence ATGGCCGGAGGAACATGGACAACACCTAACAAAGTAAGACCTGGGGTATACACCCAAATCACATCGCAGGAGCAGCCGATCGGACGCGTCGGCGAACGCGGGATCGCCGCGCTGGGACTCTCGCTTCCATGGGGAGAGCCGCATAAGCTCCTCGCCATCAACCCAGGCAGCAATCTGCTGGAGGTATTGGGCTACGATATCACGTCGCCTCAGCTGCTGCTGGTAAAAGAAACGCTCAAGCGGGCAGGAACGCTTCTGCTGTACCGCCTGAACAGCGGCGTTCAAGCTGCAGGAGCCGTAGCAGGGCTTAGCGTGACCGCTCGGCATGGCGGGGAGCGCGGCAACGATATCCGCATCGTGATCGAGAACGCGGTCGATGATGCGGGCAAGTTCGTCGTCAGCACCCTGCTGAGCGGCAAAGCCGTGGACAAGCAGCTCGTTACGAACGCCGAGGAACTGCAGCCGAATCTGTATGTAACCTTCGCGCCGGATACCGGCGATTTGGCCGCAACGGCAGGATTTGCACTGACAGGCGGCGCGAACGGGACCGTGACGAACCAAGATCATGTCGATTTTCTGGCTGCGCTTGAGGTTCAAGACTTCCAGACGGTGGGGTTGGCTTCGGACGACGCTACCCTCAAATCGCTGTATACGGCGTTCATCAAGCGCTTGCGCGAGCAGGAAGGCAAGAAGGTGCAGGCCGTGCTTCCGGATTATCCGGCGGCGGATTACGAAGGCATTATCAGCGTGAAAAACGGCGTTGTCCTCACCGACGGCACCATCGTGGACAAGATTAAGGCGGTTGCCTGGGTGACGGGCGCCACGGCTGCTGCAGCCGTTAATGAGTCTCTGACGTATGCGGCTTATGATGAAGCGGTTGATACCGATATTCGTCTGAGCCATACGGAAATTGAAGAAGCTTTGACGAAGGGCGAATTCCTGTTCAGCTACAGCGGCGGTAAAGCCGTGGTAGAGCAGGACATTAACAGCTTTACGTCGATCGAGCCGGCCAAGGCGCGCCATTTTTCCAAAAACCGGGTGGTCCGCGTTCTGGACGGCATTGCGAACGATCTGAAGCTGATCTTCGAGCAATCCTACATCGGCAAAGTCGACAACAATGTGGACGGCCGAACGCTGTTCTGGGCAGAGTGCGCGGCGTATTTCGCTTCCCTGCAGAATATCGGGGCGATTCAGAACTTCAACGCGAATGAGGATATTGTGGTGACGCCAGGTACCGAGGGTGACGTGCTGTTCGTCGATATCAAGGTTCAACCGGTCGATGCAATTGAAAAAGTATACATGAAAGTGAAGGTGGTCTAA
- a CDS encoding phage tail tube protein, with product MAFLRASDTISGQEGKAFVKIGDRMEEMFYIKTLEATVEKEKAELKTMGQRAVQHKAIGWKGSGTMTIYYVTSLFRELMMEYIQTGQDAYFMIEVRNEDPGSSTGRQTVILEGVNLDSVIMASLDTEAEALEEEVAFTFENVRIETPFNPLA from the coding sequence ATGGCATTTTTACGTGCAAGCGATACGATTTCGGGACAAGAGGGCAAGGCATTCGTCAAGATTGGCGACCGTATGGAGGAAATGTTTTATATCAAAACGCTGGAAGCTACGGTGGAGAAAGAGAAGGCTGAGCTGAAAACGATGGGCCAGCGCGCCGTCCAGCATAAGGCGATCGGCTGGAAGGGCAGCGGCACGATGACCATCTATTATGTCACCTCGCTGTTCCGCGAGCTGATGATGGAATATATCCAGACCGGACAGGACGCTTATTTCATGATCGAGGTCCGCAACGAGGATCCGGGCTCGTCCACCGGACGGCAGACGGTCATCCTGGAGGGGGTCAACCTCGACAGCGTCATCATGGCTTCCCTGGATACCGAAGCGGAGGCGCTGGAGGAAGAAGTGGCGTTTACGTTTGAGAACGTGCGGATCGAAACCCCGTTCAACCCATTGGCCTAA
- a CDS encoding alpha/beta fold hydrolase, translating into MLFAFGTAVVILFLLYIFSVFTVWCAKRLYPPAGSFVEAEGVRLHVHDAGNGQPIVFLHGGVLWGEDFKEASAWAVRQGYRALAFDRPGYGYSGRFRKGITTPKDQARLLHGALHQLGAERPILVAHSWSGVLALTYALDYPDELSGLVIIGGGMYRKHYPAAEGDLLSKLVTMPILGSLFLYTLLVPMGRLLSSGMMRATFAPEPVPPEYGRAVRALWFRPGQFRANREDVLAFAQACDDISERYGEITVPVVIAAGEADPFPTLVHSTWLHREIPHSKLIMHPDAGHMIPQLHPGIVMDSIQMLISLEQEGAIEAH; encoded by the coding sequence ATGTTATTTGCGTTCGGAACAGCTGTCGTTATTTTATTTCTTCTATATATATTTAGCGTATTCACCGTATGGTGCGCGAAGCGATTATATCCGCCTGCCGGATCGTTCGTGGAGGCTGAGGGGGTTCGGCTGCATGTCCACGACGCAGGAAACGGACAGCCGATCGTATTTTTGCATGGCGGGGTGCTGTGGGGAGAGGATTTCAAGGAAGCCTCAGCATGGGCAGTCCGTCAAGGGTACCGGGCGTTAGCCTTCGATCGTCCCGGGTACGGGTACAGCGGAAGATTCCGCAAGGGAATAACAACGCCGAAGGATCAGGCAAGGCTGCTGCATGGCGCGCTGCATCAGCTGGGAGCCGAGCGGCCGATCCTGGTCGCGCATTCATGGAGCGGGGTATTGGCGCTGACCTATGCGCTCGATTACCCGGATGAGCTGTCAGGGCTGGTCATCATAGGTGGAGGGATGTATAGAAAGCATTATCCGGCTGCGGAGGGAGACCTGCTGTCAAAGCTCGTGACCATGCCGATTCTTGGCAGCTTGTTCCTCTATACGCTTCTGGTCCCGATGGGACGGCTGCTATCGAGCGGTATGATGCGGGCCACCTTTGCTCCCGAACCGGTCCCGCCGGAATACGGAAGGGCCGTCCGTGCTTTATGGTTCCGGCCCGGTCAATTCCGGGCCAACCGTGAGGACGTACTGGCATTCGCCCAAGCGTGTGACGACATTTCCGAGAGATACGGGGAGATCACGGTGCCAGTCGTCATCGCAGCCGGCGAAGCGGATCCGTTCCCGACGCTGGTGCACAGCACCTGGCTGCATCGGGAGATTCCGCATTCCAAGCTGATCATGCACCCCGATGCCGGGCATATGATTCCGCAGCTGCACCCCGGCATCGTGATGGACAGCATACAGATGCTGATCTCGTTAGAGCAAGAAGGGGCAATCGAAGCGCACTAG
- a CDS encoding baseplate J/gp47 family protein yields MADVPMYLQEQTEENILNRMLAKVPSDIDKSEGSFIWDAQAPVAFMLSEAALWAQELLRRGFASTAASDSPDIRSAELDLRTAEHGVTRRDAVASSGSVVFTGKPGTNVPKGTYVATPADETTGESSVEYVTTASVTLGQDGTGSAPIRAVTPGKSGNVPAGVIQLMMTSVSGVTSVTNPEPTRSGTDIETDQSLLERFYAKVRSQGTSGNKAQYMQWASEIPGVGGVEVAPLWAGPGTVGLYLLDTDKRAASQEIVDAVQQHIDPTQDGQGEGTAPAGPIVTVMPAEEVEIHISVKVQRTQEQPSTIEEIRALIEEGVQAYLQQIAFNRKDPLVRYTRIAAVLLDIPIIVDYSELTINGHAEQQNIEIGSGQVAVLGAVSVSE; encoded by the coding sequence ATGGCCGATGTGCCGATGTATTTGCAGGAACAGACGGAAGAGAACATTTTGAACCGCATGCTGGCAAAAGTGCCTTCGGATATCGATAAATCCGAGGGCTCTTTTATTTGGGACGCGCAGGCGCCGGTGGCGTTCATGCTGTCCGAAGCGGCCCTGTGGGCGCAGGAGCTGCTTCGCCGAGGATTTGCCAGCACGGCGGCCAGCGACTCCCCGGATATCCGCTCAGCCGAGCTGGATCTTCGGACCGCCGAGCATGGCGTCACAAGACGCGACGCGGTAGCTTCATCGGGAAGTGTCGTGTTTACGGGGAAACCGGGCACGAATGTCCCGAAGGGAACGTATGTGGCAACGCCGGCAGACGAGACGACAGGGGAGTCCTCGGTAGAGTATGTCACGACAGCGAGTGTCACGCTAGGACAGGACGGCACCGGCTCAGCCCCGATCCGTGCCGTAACTCCAGGGAAGAGCGGCAATGTGCCGGCAGGGGTCATCCAGCTGATGATGACCTCCGTCAGCGGCGTCACGTCCGTGACGAATCCCGAGCCGACGCGAAGCGGCACTGATATTGAGACGGATCAGTCGCTGCTGGAGCGATTTTACGCAAAGGTCCGAAGCCAGGGGACCAGCGGCAACAAAGCGCAGTATATGCAGTGGGCCAGCGAAATACCCGGCGTCGGCGGCGTGGAGGTCGCTCCGCTGTGGGCCGGACCGGGGACGGTCGGCCTCTATTTGCTGGACACGGACAAGCGGGCGGCTAGCCAGGAGATCGTGGATGCCGTCCAGCAGCATATCGACCCGACGCAGGATGGACAAGGGGAGGGGACGGCCCCGGCAGGTCCTATCGTCACCGTCATGCCGGCCGAGGAAGTCGAGATTCATATCTCGGTCAAGGTGCAGCGCACTCAGGAACAGCCGTCCACGATTGAGGAAATCCGGGCGCTGATCGAGGAAGGGGTCCAAGCTTACCTGCAGCAAATCGCGTTTAACCGGAAGGATCCGCTTGTCCGGTATACACGTATTGCCGCCGTGCTGCTGGATATCCCGATCATCGTCGACTATTCGGAGCTGACGATTAACGGCCATGCCGAGCAGCAAAACATCGAAATCGGCTCCGGCCAGGTGGCGGTGCTGGGGGCGGTGAGCGTAAGTGAATAA
- a CDS encoding phage tail tube protein, giving the protein MLDASRVIMGTYGQAYIDGVWQTHINKLEASVELEKRELKLVGNDWTVHKSGSKKGTGTMSGYKVTSDMIARGFTKFDIISKLDDPESYGHERVRLIRCMPDKIQLANWTAGEEVQEETSFTFEGYELLDPISAD; this is encoded by the coding sequence ATGTTGGATGCTTCAAGAGTCATTATGGGAACGTATGGCCAGGCCTATATCGACGGGGTATGGCAGACGCATATTAACAAGCTGGAAGCGAGCGTGGAGCTTGAGAAGCGCGAGCTGAAGCTGGTCGGCAACGACTGGACGGTGCATAAGAGCGGGAGCAAAAAAGGCACCGGCACGATGAGCGGCTATAAGGTCACATCGGACATGATCGCCCGCGGCTTTACGAAGTTCGATATTATTTCCAAGCTGGACGACCCGGAATCGTACGGTCATGAGCGCGTGCGCCTGATCCGCTGCATGCCGGACAAGATCCAGCTCGCGAACTGGACTGCGGGTGAAGAAGTGCAGGAGGAGACATCGTTCACCTTTGAGGGGTACGAGCTGCTCGATCCGATTTCGGCGGACTAA
- a CDS encoding XkdQ/YqbQ family protein → MSYKVILQDKYDLSPLVEAINLRDSLEQVAYQGTVNLVVTPDLPPISPGMAIRISGIPYGKKDYVPLLHPAVVWEAETTNNGVKRMTLTIYDRTVYLDKSEDEYLFPAKQTATQRFKKYAADWNIKIAHLPDTEKQLGRSVYRTQSIYASMFADLRETAKAGGKLYHPRMVPSGLELYELGSNREVYVLETLTDTIQQRTLEGAATKVKVLATSASETGKEVPSKVMAIEEKDIAKYGQLQAIIQDDEVKSAAAARQLVRSRLRGIRETITVNAPDINTIRAGDAVILGSSKLLVISVSRELGNPGSMMLELGSYDDVKRRFYLE, encoded by the coding sequence ATGAGTTATAAAGTGATTTTGCAGGACAAATACGATTTGTCGCCTCTGGTGGAAGCTATCAACTTAAGGGATTCCCTGGAGCAGGTCGCCTATCAAGGCACGGTGAACCTGGTGGTGACGCCGGACTTGCCGCCGATTTCACCCGGGATGGCGATTCGGATCAGCGGTATTCCCTATGGGAAGAAGGACTATGTTCCCCTGCTCCATCCAGCTGTGGTTTGGGAAGCGGAGACTACGAACAATGGCGTGAAGCGGATGACGCTGACGATCTATGACCGGACGGTCTATCTGGATAAATCCGAGGATGAATATTTGTTCCCGGCAAAACAGACGGCAACGCAGCGCTTCAAAAAGTACGCGGCCGACTGGAACATCAAGATTGCCCATCTGCCCGATACCGAAAAACAGCTCGGACGCTCCGTTTACCGGACGCAGTCGATCTATGCCAGCATGTTCGCGGATTTGCGGGAAACGGCCAAGGCCGGCGGCAAGCTGTACCATCCGCGCATGGTCCCTTCGGGACTTGAGCTGTATGAGCTGGGGTCAAACCGCGAGGTATACGTCTTAGAGACGTTAACCGATACGATTCAGCAGCGGACGCTCGAAGGGGCGGCGACCAAGGTCAAGGTGCTGGCAACATCGGCCAGCGAGACCGGGAAGGAGGTCCCTTCGAAGGTAATGGCCATCGAAGAGAAGGATATCGCCAAATACGGGCAGCTGCAGGCGATCATCCAGGACGATGAGGTGAAATCCGCCGCGGCCGCGCGTCAGTTGGTCCGAAGCAGACTCCGGGGAATCCGGGAGACGATCACGGTAAACGCTCCGGACATCAACACAATTCGCGCAGGAGATGCCGTCATCCTCGGTTCGTCGAAGCTGCTTGTGATTTCGGTCAGCCGGGAGCTCGGCAATCCGGGAAGCATGATGCTGGAGCTTGGGAGCTATGACGATGTAAAAAGGAGGTTTTATCTTGAGTAA